One Methanofollis sp. genomic window, TTTCTTTGATAATTTTTTCAGGTGTTCTAACTCTTCCTTTTTTGAAATTAGGTGTGTCGAGTATTCCATAAATAACTTTTTATAATCTTGTTCAGTTTTAAGATCCTTTCTTTTTTCTGACCCTATTCCTAACTCGGGCATGTGAACGTACTTTATCCCCATTTTTTCAAGATATGATACTAATTTGTTCATTGTGAATCCATATTTCATACTGAAGGGGTTTCTACGCACGTCGATCACTAAAGTAATCTTGTTTTTTACCAAATCATACAAAAATTGGTCAATGTCCTTGCCTTCATATCCAATGGTACTCATACCTGTTTCGTTTCTCTCGTAGTCTTGCAGTTTCTTGTATTCACTTAAAATGGTATATTCTGGATAATTATTGTATATTTCGTCAATATAATTCTCATTTGTGAATACTTTATCCTTGTAATTTTCAATTATCCTTTCTAAATATGGATCCGGGTGGGGAAAATCACAATTCCTTAATATCACATCTTTTTCTTCTTGATACACGTATCCTTCTTTTTCTAAATGTAGTAAATCATGGTACATTTGAAAGGAATAGGGTCCCCACCTGTATGGGACAAAATTATATGCTCTTGTTCTTTGTGAAATTAGGAACATTGTTTTAACCAATCTTAGTCGTGTTGTACGTCCACAGATGCTTATAAGATATAACAACTGTTTCTCATTTTTTCTAAGCATTAATTCACATCCTTTGATATCAGTATTTATACATTTGGTGGGGCGGGTGTTAGTGATTATTGTGCCTTATTTCTATTCCCCTTATTGGATTATTTACTGATGGGGATTAGCCACATTTTTCAGGGCCTGAAGCCCTTCTTTTTTCAGCCCCGCGGGAAGGGATATATGCCAGCAGGCATATGTCCACGGTGATCGGCCGGGGGGTATGTCATGAGAG contains:
- a CDS encoding DUF488 family protein, with translation MLRKNEKQLLYLISICGRTTRLRLVKTMFLISQRTRAYNFVPYRWGPYSFQMYHDLLHLEKEGYVYQEEKDVILRNCDFPHPDPYLERIIENYKDKVFTNENYIDEIYNNYPEYTILSEYKKLQDYERNETGMSTIGYEGKDIDQFLYDLVKNKITLVIDVRRNPFSMKYGFTMNKLVSYLEKMGIKYVHMPELGIGSEKRKDLKTEQDYKKLFMEYSTHLISKKEELEHLKKLSKKEKVALLCFEADPKKCHRGVIAEELRKGGIVVEDL